CGCCGCCGCGTTGCCCTTGGTCGCCATCATGAACGTGCCGGCCGAGGCGGCGATGGGGTCCTTCGGATCGCCCTGGTGGGCCACGGCGCGCGTGAACGCGACGTTGCGCGTGATGCGGAAGCACTCCGCCTCGGCGAACACCGGCTGCCGGGGCGTCGCGGGGCGGACGTAGTCGATCCGCAGGTCCAAGGTCGCGAAGGGCTGCGGCCGCGTCAGCCGCGTCGCCACCGACATGCCGCTGCACGAATCGAGCAGCGCGGTGATGGCACCGCCGTGCAGCACCCCGGTCTCCGGGTTGCCGACCAGGTCCTCGCGCCAGTCCAGGCGCATGCGCGCGGCGCCCTGGCGCACGTCCGTGACGATCGTGCCGAGCGCCTTGTTGTGCGGGATCGTGTCCGAGAACCACTTCTGGAAGAATTCGATCCGGCCGCCGGACAGCGACTCGAAGAGGGGTTTGTCGTCCTTCGCCATGATGTCGACGCCTATAGCCCCATCTGGCGGGCCGCTAGATCCTTCATGATCTCGATCGAGCCGCCGCCGATCGACATCACCTTGGTCTCGCGGTAGATCCGCTCCACCTTGGAGCCGCGCAGGTACCCGGCGCCGCCGAGGATCTGCATCGCCTCGTTGGCGACGTACTCCAGCGTGGTGGTCGCGAGGTTCTTGAGCATGCAGATCTCGGCAACCGGCCGCTCGCCCTGACCGAGCCGCCACGCCAGCATCTCGAGGTTCGCCTTCACGGCGTTCACGCGCATCGCCATGTCGACGATCTTGTGGCGGATCACCTGGTTGGCGATCAACGGCTTGCCGAAGGTGTGCCGCTCGCGCGCATAGGCGATGGCCTCGTCGAGACACACCCGGGCGAAGCCGTGCGCGCCGGCCGCCAGGCCGATCCGCTCCTGGTTGAAGTTCAGCATGATGCCGATGAAGCCGCGGTTCTCCTTGCCGATCAGGTTCTCGACCGGCACGCGGACGTCGTCGAAGAACAGCTGGGCGGTGTCGGACGCCCACCAGCCCATCTTGCGCAGCTTGGTCCGCGAGAAGCCCGGACGGTCTCGCTCGATCAGCAGCAGCGACACGCCGCCGGCGCCGGGTCCGCCGGTGCGCACCGCGACCGTGAAGTAGTCGGCCCGCACGCCGGAGGTGATGAACATCTTCTGGCCGTTGACGACGTAGTCGCCGCCGTCGCGGCGCGCCGTGGTCCGGAGGTTGGCGACGTCCGACCCTCCGGACGGCTCGGTGATCGCCAGCGCGCTGATCTTCTCGCCCGAGAGGATCTCGGGAAGCAGCTTGCGCTTCATCCACTCCGGCCCCAATGCAGCGATCGGCGGCGTGCCGATGGAGTGGCTCATCAACGAGGCGTTGACGCCGCCGCTGCCGGCCTTCGACAGCTCCTCGCTGACCACGATGCGGAAGAACACGTCGGTCGGCAGGCCGCCGTACTCCTCCGGATAGCCGAGCTGCAGCAGGCCAATTGCGGCCGCCTTGCGGTACAGTTCGCGCGGGAACTCGCCGGCCTCGTCCCATTCATCGACATAGGGCGCGATCTCCTTGGCGACGAAGCGGCGCAGCTGGTCGCGGAACGCCTCGTGTTCCGCCGTGTAGAACGGGCTCGGCGGCGCCGCGGCCGGTATGTCGATCCTGGCGGCATCCGCCATCGCGCCCTCCCCTAGCGTTTCACCGGCACAATACCCCATCGCGGCCGCCGCGCGACGCGCGCCTCGTCGCGGCATGGCTGCCGTTCGCCGGCCGCGCTGGTGCGATCGACCACTTTGCGCCATCGTCCATGTGTGGTCCAATCCGGCCGCCCGCGACAAGACGCCGGACGACGGCGCGCAGCGGCGGTCGAGGCACGGGGGGAGACGCGACGGTGGACGTGGTCGATGCGGCGGCGGAGGGCGGCGGCGTGCCGCTGCTCGACGTGCGCGGCGTCAGCATCTTCTTCCGCGGCAACGACGGCGAGGCCCAGGCGACGAGCGACATCTCGTTCGCCGTGCGGCGCGGCGAACGGGTCGGCGTCGTCGGCGAGAGCGGCTGTGGCAAGACGGTGACCGGCCTGTCGATCCTCGGCCTGCTGCCGCCCGCCAGCGCCCGCGTCACCGGCGAGATCCTGTTCCACGGCGAGAACCTCCTGAAGGCGCGGCCGGCCCGTCTGCGGCGGGTGCGCGGGCGCCACATCGGAATGATCTTCCAGGAGCCGATGAGCGCGCTCGATCCCGTGTTCACGATCGGCCAGCAGATCGGCGAGACTCTGCGCGTCCATCGCGGCCTGTCGCGCCGCGGCGCGCGCGACGGCGCGATCGAGGCGCTGGCGCGGGTCGGCATCCCGCTGCCGGCGCGCCGCGTCGACGAGTATCCGCACCAGCTCTCGGGCGGCATGCGCCAGCGCGCGATGATCGCGATGGCGCTTGCGTGCGAGCCGGAGCTGCTGATCTGCGACGAGCCGACCACGGCGCTCGACGTCACGATCCAGGCGCAGATCCTCGATCTGCTGCTCGAGCTCGGCGAACGCACCGGCACGGCGCTGCTGTTCATCACCCACGACCTCGGCGTCGTCGCCGAGACCTGCACGCGCGTCGTGACGATGTACGCCGGAGAGGTCGTCGAGGACGCGCCGGTCGACGACGCGCTGACGACGCCGCGGCATCCCTACACGTCGGGCCTCCTGCGCGCGATCCCGCGGCTCAGCGAGCGCAAGAGCCACCTGCCGTCGATCCGCGGCCGCGTGCCGGCGCTCGCCGACATGCCGTCGGGCTGCCGCTTCCGGCCGCGCTGCGACCACGCCGGCATAGGCTGCGTCGATGTCCAGCCGCTGCGGGCCGCCGGCGCCGGCCGCCGGGCGCGCTGCGGACGGTTCGAGGCGCTGGCGCTGCCGGGAGCCGTCGCGTGAGCGGCCCGCGCCCGATCGTCGAGGCCGATGGTCTGAGCGTCCACTTCCCGACCTCGGGCGGGCGCGAGACGGTGAAGGCCGTCGACGGCGTGACCTTCGCGGTGCGGCGCGGCGAGACCTTCGGCGTCATCGGCGAGTCCGGCTCCGGCAAGACCACGCTCGGCCGGGCGATCGTCTGCCTGTTGAAGCCGACCGGTGGCGGACTGCGCCTCGACGCGCTCGACCCGCACGGCGCCGACGCGCGCGCGTTCCACGCGCGGCGCAGCGATTTCCAGATCGTGTTCCAGGATCCGAACGCAGCGCTCAATCCGCGCATGACCATCGGCGCCAGCGTGCGCGAGCCGCTGGACATCGCCGGCGCCGGCACGCGGCGCGACCGCGAGGCCAGGGCGCTGGCGGCGCTGGACCGGGTCGGGCTGCGCGCGGAGTTCGCCGACCGCTATCCGCACGAGTTGTCCGGCGGCCAGAAGCAGCGCGTCAACATCGCGCGCGTGCTCACGCTGCGGCCCAAGCTGATCGTCTGCGACGAGGTGGTCGCGGCGCTCGACGTCTCCATCCGCGGCGACATCCTCAACCTGTTCGCCGACCTCCAGCGCGAATTCGGCCTGACCTACGTTTTCATCACCCACGACCTCGGCGTCGTCTCGCACATCAGCGACCGCGTCGCGGTGATGTATCTCGGCCGCTTCGTCGAGCTCGGACCGGCCGAGGCGCTGGCCGCCGCGCCGCTGCACCCCTACTCCGAGGCGCTGCTGTCGGCCGAGCCCGTGCCGCTGCCGTCGAACCTGCGGACCAACCGGCGCATCATCCTGGAAGGCGAGATTCCGAGCCCGGTCGATCCGCCGTCGGGCTGCCGGTTCCGGACGCGTTGCCGGTTCGCGCGCGACATCTGCGCGGCGGCCGACCCCGAATGGCGGGAACACGAACCGGGACGCGTCGTCGCCTGCCATTTTGCCGGCTCGGCCACGGGCGGCAGGCCGCCGGCCAGAACATGCGATGAGGAGGACGCCATGACGAGAAACGACACCCCGACGACGAGGGCCGCGCTCGCGCGACGCCTGACGCTGCGGCGCCGCGAGTTCGCCGCGCTGGTCGCGGGCGCGACGGCCGCCGCCGGCCTGCCCGCCGGCGCGCAGACGCCGCGGCGCGGCGGAGTCCTGAAGGTGTCGGCGCCGACCAATCCATCGACCCTCGATCCCGCGACCGGCGGTTCCGGCCAGGACCACGCGTTCCTCTATCCGCTCTTCGACACTCTGGTCGAATGGGACTACGCGAGCCTGAAAGCCAGGCCGGGGCTGGCGGAATCCTGGTCCTATCCCGAACCGAAGACGCTGGTGATGAACCTGCGCAAGGGAGTCGTTTTCCACGACGGCGAGGCGTGCGACGCGGAGGCGGTGATGTTCAGCCTCGAGCGCAACCGCACCGACGCGCGGTCCAACATCAAGGGCGATCTCGCCAGCGTCGAGGCGGTCGAGGCGTCCGGCCCGCTGCAGGTGACCCTGCGCCTGAAATCGGCGGACACCGCGCTGCCGCTGATCCTCTCCGACCGCGCCGGCATGATGTGCTCGCCCAGGGCGGTCCGGGAGCTTGGAAAGGACCACGACCGCAAGCCGGTCGGCACCGGCCCGTGGAAGCTCGTGGCCTGGAACGACAACGAGAAGGTTAGCGTGACGCGGAACGAACGCTACTGGAAGCCGGGGCAGCCCCACCTCGACGGCATCGAGTTCGCGATCATAACCGAGATCAACACCGGGCTGCGCTCGGTGGTCGCCGGACAGAACGACTTCGTCTACTTCCTGTCGCCGCAGCAGAAGCAGATCATCGACCGCGCGAAGAACCTGACCGCCGTGTCGGGGCCGACGCTCTACTGCGTGCAGATGTACATCAACTTCGGGCGCGGCCCGATGGCCGACGTGCGTGTCAGGCGCGCGATCAACCACGCCATCGACCGCGAGGCGTTCAGCAAGGCGACCATGGGCGGAATCGCCGAGCCCGCCACGACGGCGCTGCCGTCGGCGCACTGGGCGTTCGACAAGTCGCTGGCCAACTACTACCCGCACGACCCCGACAAGGCGCGCAAGCTGCTCGCCGAGGCCGGTTTCAAGGACGGCCTCGACGTCGCCTGCATGGGATATTCCGACCAGCGCTCGCTGCAGCGCCAGGAGGTGCTGGTCGAGCAGATGCGCAAGGCCGGGCTCCGCGCGAAGTTCACCACCGGCTCGATCCCCGAGATGAGCGCGCAGTACTTCGGCAACGAGAAGAAGGGCGATCTCCTTCTGGCGGCGTGGACGGGCAGACCAGATCCCAGCCTGACGTTCTAGCTGATGTTAGCGCCGGGCTCGTACTACAACGCCGGCCGGACCGAGGCGTCGCCCGAGCTCTCCGCCGCGATCCAGGCGTCGCGGTCGAGCGAGGACATCGCCGTGCGGACAAAGTCCTTCGCCACGGTGCAGCGCCTCGCGCTCGAGCACGCCCTCGCGGTGCCGCTGGTCTTCCAGTACGAGCTCAACGCCCACACGGCGAAGGTCAAGGGCTACAAGCCGAACCTGCTGGGCAAGCCGAAATTCGAGGACGTCTGGCTGGAAAGCTGAGCCGGCCGCCCCGCGATGCGCCTCTCCAAGCGCCAGACCGCGCTGCTCGGCCGCCGGGCCGCGCAGATCGCGCCGGTCGTCGTGCTGGCCACGTTCGTGGTGTTCGGCCTGCTGCAGCTCGTGCCAGGCGACATCGCCGTGACGCTGGCCGGCGACAACGCCACGGACGCGCGGATCGCCGAGATCCGGCGACTCTACGGGCTGGACCGTCCGTTTCTCGTCCAGTACGGCTCCTGGCTGTGGAACGCGCTGCACGGCGATCTGTCGCGGTCGATCCTGTCGGGCGAGCCGGTGCTCGACTCGATCCTCCGCCGGTTTCCGAACACGCTGCTGATCGTCGCCTGCGCGCTGGCCCTCTCGCTTCTGGTCGGCGTGCCGCTGGGCATCGCCGCCGCGACACGGCCCGGCGGTCGCCTCGACGCCTTCGTCACCGGTTTCGCCTCGCTCGGCGTGGCCATCCCGAATTTCTGGTTGGCGATGATCCTCGTGGCCACGTTCGCCCTGACCTGGAACTGGTTCCCCGCGACCGGCGCGGCGCCGGTATCGCAGGACGCCGCGAAGGCGCTGCGCCACGCCGCGCTGCCGGCTTTGGCGCTCGCGGCCGGCGGCATCGCCGAGGTCGCGCGCCAGCTGCGCGGCTCGCTGGTCGAGGTGCTGTCCTCGCAATACGTGCGCACGCTCCACGCCAAGGGGCTGTCGCCGGCGTCGATCCTGTGGAAGCACGGACTCAAGAACGTCAGCGTCAACCTGCTCACCGTCATCGGGCTCCTCGTCAACCGTCTGCTCGGCGCCACCGTCGTGATCGAGGCCGTGTTCGCGATCCCCGGCGTCGGCGGCATGGTCGTCTACGCGGCCATCCACAAGGATTTCCCGGTGATCCAGGGCGTCGTGCTGGCGATGGTGCTGATCGTGATCTCGCTGAACCTGCTGATCGACGTCCTCTACACCGTGCTCGATCCGAGGGTGTCGCACTGATGGCCACGACGACACCGCTCGACGACGCCGACGCGCTGGCCGCGCGCCGCCCGGGGCGCGCGCGGCGCTTCGCGCGCTGGCTGCGGCGCGACATCCGCGGCGCCGCCAGCCTCGGAATCCTCGCCGGCCTGTTCGCGCTGTCGGCGCTGGCGCCTGTCATCGCGCCATTCTCGCCGACGCTGCAGGACGTCAACAACACGCTGTTGCCGCCGGACGCGCGCCACTGGCTCGGCACCGATGACCTCGGGCGCGACGTGCTCAGCCGCCTGATCCACGGCGCGCCGGCCACGCTCTACGCCAGCTTCCTCGCGGTCTCGGTCGCGATCTGCCTCGGCGTGCCGGTCGGCCTCGTCGCCGGCTTCCTCGGCGGCTGGATCGACGACGGCATCAGCCGCGTGATCGACACGCTGCTGTCGTTCCCCGCAATCGTCCTCGCGATCGCGGTGACCGGCGCGCTCGGGATCGGTCTGACCAACGGCATGATCGCCGTCGGCATCGTGTTCTCGCCGCAGCTCGCGCGGCTGGTCCGCGCCCAGACGCTGATCGTGAAGCAGGAGCTCTACGTCGACGCCGCCCGCGTGTTCGGCGCGCCGATGGGGCGGATACTGTGGAAGCACGTGGTGCCCAACGCGATCCAGCCGGTGATCGTGCAGGTGACTCTGCTGCTGGCGGTGGCGCTGTTGGCGGAGGCGAGCCTCAGCTTCCTCGGGCTCGGGGTGCAGCCGCCGACGCCGAGCTGGGGCGCGATGCTGGCGCGCGCCTACCACTACATGGAGATCGCGCCGGAACAGATGTACCCGCCGGGCATCGCGATCCTGCTCACGGCGCTGGCCTTCAACACGCTCGGCGAGTCGCTGCGCGTCGCGCTCGACCCGACGATGCGCCGCCGTTGAAATCCAGGGCGTCGGCGCGACGGATTCGGGTTGACAGCGCGCCGCCGCTCCGGCCTTTATGACTGATCGTTCATACGCGGCAATCGGACGTCAGATCCGGCCTAAGGAAACGGGTGAGGAAGCGGCAGAATGCTGGATTTCATTCAGCAGCTCGTCAGTGGCATCGCGCTGGGCTGCGTCTACGGGCTGATCGCGCTGGGGTTCGTCCTCATCTACAAGGCCACCGAAGTCGTCAATTTCGCGCAGGGCGAGTTGATGATGCTTGGCGGATTCTTCGTATACACGTTCATCGGCCTGCTCGGCATGAACTACTGGATTGGTTTCATGCTGGCCGTGGCCTGCATGGCGCTATTTGGGATGGTCGCGGAGCGCGTCGTGGTGCGCCCGATCCTCGGCTACCCGCAGTTCTCGATCGTGATGGCGACCATCGGCCTAGGCTACCTGCTGCGCTCGGTCGCCGGCATGATCTGGGGCACCGACGACCTCCGGATCGAGACTCCGTTCTCGCCCACCCCGACGTCGGAAGGCCGGCTGAAGCTGGGCGACCTCGTCATCGCCCATGACAAGCTGTCGGTGATCGTGGCAACCATCCTGCTCTGCGCGGTGCTGTACGTCTTTTTCAACAAGACGCGCATGGGCACGGCGATGCGGGCGACGTCCGAGAACATGCTGGCTGCCTACTATATGGGCATTCCGGTGAAGACCGTCGTGTCGCTGATCTGGGCGATCAGCGCCGCCGTGGCTGCCTGCGCCGGCGTGCTGCTGGCGCCGATCACCTTCATCCACTCCAACGTCGGTCTCGCGCTCGGCCTCAAGGCCTTCCCCGCGGCGGTGCTCGGCGGCTTCGGCAGCATCCCCGGCGCGCTGGTCGGCGGCGTCATCATCGGCGTGCTCGAGTCGATGGCCGGCTTCTACCTGCCGCAGGGCTGGAAGGACGTCGTGCCCTACATCGTCCTGCTGCTGGTGCTGCTGCTCAAGCCCGAGGGGCTGTTCGGCCTCAAGCTGCGCAAGACAGTCTGAGGCGGGAGCGCGTCGATGCGTTTCATCTTCAAGACGGACTACGACCAGGACATCCGCATCCTCAGGCACAGCGGGTACTGGTGGTCCTACGGCCTGCTGCTCGCCGGGCTGGTCGCCGCGCCCTACGTGCTCAGCACGTACATGCAGAGCCAGATCGTCTTCGTCTTCATCTACGCCATCGTCGGCGTGGCGCTGATGATCCTGACCGGCTTCACGGGGCAGGCCTCGATCGGCCACGCCGCCTTCCTGGCGATCGGCGCCTACACGGCGGCGTACCTCCAGAAGCTGGGGGTGCCGTTCGTCGTCTACTTCCCCGTCGCGGGAATCCTGACGGGGATCATCGGCGTCATGGTCGGATTCCCGGCGCTGCGGCTGCACGGCATCTACCTCGTCATCGCGACGATCGCCTTCGGGTTCATCGTCGAGGAGATCCTGGCGCGCTGGGAGTCGGTGACCCACGGCAACGAGGGCCTCAAAGTGCGGGCGCTGGACATGTTCGGCGGCGGCACGGTCACCTTTCCGCGCGACGAGCCGTCGTTCTTCTACCTCTGCCTCGGCGTGCTGGTGCTCGTCCTCGTGGCGGCGCTGAACCTGATGCGCTCGCCCACCGGCCGCGCGTTCATCGCG
The genomic region above belongs to Rhodospirillales bacterium and contains:
- a CDS encoding acyl-CoA dehydrogenase family protein; the protein is MADAARIDIPAAAPPSPFYTAEHEAFRDQLRRFVAKEIAPYVDEWDEAGEFPRELYRKAAAIGLLQLGYPEEYGGLPTDVFFRIVVSEELSKAGSGGVNASLMSHSIGTPPIAALGPEWMKRKLLPEILSGEKISALAITEPSGGSDVANLRTTARRDGGDYVVNGQKMFITSGVRADYFTVAVRTGGPGAGGVSLLLIERDRPGFSRTKLRKMGWWASDTAQLFFDDVRVPVENLIGKENRGFIGIMLNFNQERIGLAAGAHGFARVCLDEAIAYARERHTFGKPLIANQVIRHKIVDMAMRVNAVKANLEMLAWRLGQGERPVAEICMLKNLATTTLEYVANEAMQILGGAGYLRGSKVERIYRETKVMSIGGGSIEIMKDLAARQMGL
- a CDS encoding ABC transporter ATP-binding protein; amino-acid sequence: MCGPIRPPATRRRTTARSGGRGTGGDATVDVVDAAAEGGGVPLLDVRGVSIFFRGNDGEAQATSDISFAVRRGERVGVVGESGCGKTVTGLSILGLLPPASARVTGEILFHGENLLKARPARLRRVRGRHIGMIFQEPMSALDPVFTIGQQIGETLRVHRGLSRRGARDGAIEALARVGIPLPARRVDEYPHQLSGGMRQRAMIAMALACEPELLICDEPTTALDVTIQAQILDLLLELGERTGTALLFITHDLGVVAETCTRVVTMYAGEVVEDAPVDDALTTPRHPYTSGLLRAIPRLSERKSHLPSIRGRVPALADMPSGCRFRPRCDHAGIGCVDVQPLRAAGAGRRARCGRFEALALPGAVA
- a CDS encoding branched-chain amino acid ABC transporter permease, whose product is MRFIFKTDYDQDIRILRHSGYWWSYGLLLAGLVAAPYVLSTYMQSQIVFVFIYAIVGVALMILTGFTGQASIGHAAFLAIGAYTAAYLQKLGVPFVVYFPVAGILTGIIGVMVGFPALRLHGIYLVIATIAFGFIVEEILARWESVTHGNEGLKVRALDMFGGGTVTFPRDEPSFFYLCLGVLVLVLVAALNLMRSPTGRAFIAIRDSETAAKSMGVDLAGYKVKSFAISAAITGLAGCLFAHKMSFISPEMFTLLLSIEFIMVIIIGGAFGLHGAVLGAIFMVMLDPLLTEIKDAAQGTPLAGIAGAAGLKGAIYGLIIMLFILFEPLGLYGRWLKVKLFFQLFPLYKKATFKRQKTYVKSERNR
- a CDS encoding ABC transporter permease — encoded protein: MRLSKRQTALLGRRAAQIAPVVVLATFVVFGLLQLVPGDIAVTLAGDNATDARIAEIRRLYGLDRPFLVQYGSWLWNALHGDLSRSILSGEPVLDSILRRFPNTLLIVACALALSLLVGVPLGIAAATRPGGRLDAFVTGFASLGVAIPNFWLAMILVATFALTWNWFPATGAAPVSQDAAKALRHAALPALALAAGGIAEVARQLRGSLVEVLSSQYVRTLHAKGLSPASILWKHGLKNVSVNLLTVIGLLVNRLLGATVVIEAVFAIPGVGGMVVYAAIHKDFPVIQGVVLAMVLIVISLNLLIDVLYTVLDPRVSH
- a CDS encoding PaaI family thioesterase — translated: MAKDDKPLFESLSGGRIEFFQKWFSDTIPHNKALGTIVTDVRQGAARMRLDWREDLVGNPETGVLHGGAITALLDSCSGMSVATRLTRPQPFATLDLRIDYVRPATPRQPVFAEAECFRITRNVAFTRAVAHQGDPKDPIAASAGTFMMATKGNAAAPGGGKAARGGGS
- a CDS encoding branched-chain amino acid ABC transporter permease, producing the protein MLDFIQQLVSGIALGCVYGLIALGFVLIYKATEVVNFAQGELMMLGGFFVYTFIGLLGMNYWIGFMLAVACMALFGMVAERVVVRPILGYPQFSIVMATIGLGYLLRSVAGMIWGTDDLRIETPFSPTPTSEGRLKLGDLVIAHDKLSVIVATILLCAVLYVFFNKTRMGTAMRATSENMLAAYYMGIPVKTVVSLIWAISAAVAACAGVLLAPITFIHSNVGLALGLKAFPAAVLGGFGSIPGALVGGVIIGVLESMAGFYLPQGWKDVVPYIVLLLVLLLKPEGLFGLKLRKTV
- a CDS encoding ABC transporter permease; translated protein: MATTTPLDDADALAARRPGRARRFARWLRRDIRGAASLGILAGLFALSALAPVIAPFSPTLQDVNNTLLPPDARHWLGTDDLGRDVLSRLIHGAPATLYASFLAVSVAICLGVPVGLVAGFLGGWIDDGISRVIDTLLSFPAIVLAIAVTGALGIGLTNGMIAVGIVFSPQLARLVRAQTLIVKQELYVDAARVFGAPMGRILWKHVVPNAIQPVIVQVTLLLAVALLAEASLSFLGLGVQPPTPSWGAMLARAYHYMEIAPEQMYPPGIAILLTALAFNTLGESLRVALDPTMRRR